In the genome of Paenibacillus sp. FSL R5-0766, one region contains:
- a CDS encoding ROK family protein, which translates to MKKANATMMKYINLNNVREVMQQIETATKPQLALLTNLSVVTINALIQELCDGGELFQDKVVPSNGGRPAQAYRYNYNFKLALVLYIKEMKGQELISATVMNLANKVVLKEESILPAFDKQHMLQLIARFIKEYPSIDMIGIGIPGQAVDGDITVSSHEELIHSHLIREIESEFQLNVLVENDVNAAISGYCTQHADMKEQSVAGVYFPNRYPPGMGMMLNGQMIRGKNGMFGEIKYLPYSPDWHRDLSKDDFVVQVCHILQTINAVVAPHQIVIYQERVEREELDLAWKQYGKDHPMPSLPEIVHQDSFQHDFDAGLRGMVLQALKSGILAEAL; encoded by the coding sequence ATGAAAAAAGCCAACGCTACAATGATGAAATACATCAATTTGAATAATGTGCGTGAAGTCATGCAGCAGATTGAGACGGCGACCAAACCGCAATTAGCTTTATTAACCAATCTTAGTGTTGTTACCATTAATGCGCTGATTCAGGAATTATGTGATGGCGGAGAGTTGTTCCAGGATAAAGTGGTTCCCTCTAACGGCGGTCGTCCTGCTCAGGCATATCGATATAATTATAACTTCAAGCTTGCTTTGGTTCTTTACATCAAAGAGATGAAAGGCCAGGAGTTGATTTCGGCAACGGTCATGAATCTGGCGAATAAGGTTGTGTTGAAGGAAGAGAGCATCTTGCCTGCTTTTGATAAACAGCATATGCTGCAACTTATTGCGCGTTTCATTAAGGAGTATCCCTCCATTGATATGATCGGCATCGGTATTCCGGGGCAAGCCGTAGATGGGGACATCACGGTGAGCAGTCATGAAGAACTTATCCATTCACATCTGATACGGGAGATCGAGAGCGAGTTCCAACTGAACGTTCTCGTGGAGAATGATGTTAATGCAGCAATTAGCGGATACTGCACACAGCATGCGGATATGAAGGAACAGAGTGTAGCCGGAGTTTATTTTCCGAACCGATACCCGCCGGGTATGGGCATGATGTTGAATGGACAGATGATTCGTGGGAAAAACGGGATGTTTGGTGAGATCAAGTATCTTCCTTATTCACCTGATTGGCACCGTGACTTGAGCAAAGATGATTTTGTAGTGCAGGTATGTCATATCCTGCAAACGATTAATGCCGTCGTTGCCCCGCACCAGATTGTCATTTATCAGGAACGTGTGGAGAGAGAAGAGCTGGATTTGGCGTGGAAGCAGTACGGGAAGGATCACCCCATGCCATCGTTGCCGGAGATTGTACATCAGGACTCGTTCCAACATGATTTTGATGCTGGGTTACGAGGAATGGTGCTTCAGGCGTTGAAGTCAGGCATTCTAGCAGAAGCCTTATAA